The Opitutales bacterium ASA1 genome window below encodes:
- a CDS encoding class I SAM-dependent methyltransferase: MNHEDVGRLWEGNAETWTALARAGYDVYRDALNTPAFFAMLPEVGGLEGLDIGCGEGHNTRLVARRGARVIGIDISNTFVRHASEEEAREPLGIEYVQGSGLELPFAAGRFDFATAFMSLMDMPEPGRVLAETWRVLRPGGFLQFSILHPCFMTPHHRNLRGADRRTYAFEVGDYFRRTNGEVESWIFSTTPETERQRYPKFQVPRFTRPLGEWINLLVAAGFAIERVEEPRPDDETVARVPEVQDAQVVAYFLHVRVRKPAGARRES; the protein is encoded by the coding sequence ATGAACCACGAGGACGTCGGTCGGTTGTGGGAGGGAAACGCCGAGACGTGGACGGCACTCGCGCGAGCCGGGTACGACGTGTACCGCGATGCGCTGAACACGCCGGCGTTCTTCGCCATGTTGCCCGAGGTCGGAGGGCTCGAGGGGTTGGACATCGGATGCGGCGAAGGGCACAACACGCGTCTCGTGGCGCGTCGAGGCGCTCGGGTGATCGGTATCGACATCTCGAATACGTTCGTTCGCCACGCGTCGGAGGAGGAGGCGCGGGAGCCTTTGGGGATCGAGTACGTGCAGGGGAGCGGGCTGGAGTTGCCGTTCGCCGCGGGGCGATTCGACTTCGCGACGGCGTTCATGAGTCTGATGGACATGCCGGAACCCGGGCGCGTATTGGCGGAGACTTGGCGCGTCCTGCGTCCCGGCGGCTTTCTGCAGTTTTCGATTCTGCACCCCTGCTTCATGACACCGCACCACCGCAATCTGCGTGGCGCGGACCGGCGGACGTACGCGTTCGAGGTAGGCGACTACTTCCGTCGGACGAACGGAGAGGTCGAGTCGTGGATTTTCAGCACGACACCGGAAACGGAGCGGCAGCGTTATCCGAAATTTCAGGTGCCTCGGTTCACGCGGCCCTTGGGAGAGTGGATCAACCTTCTCGTCGCGGCCGGATTCGCGATCGAGCGTGTCGAGGAGCCGCGGCCGGACGACGAGACCGTGGCGCGCGTGCCGGAGGTGCAGGATGCACAAGTCGTGGCGTATTTTCTGCACGTGCGGGTCCGGAAACCCGCTGGAGCGAGGCGCGAATCGTGA
- a CDS encoding chloramphenicol acetyltransferase, with product MHYIEEHPEPPPGVRERKMLSEKPTIHPSAHVRKSHIGGWTAIGPGCSVSESTFGDYSYLAGHVSMVWTDVGKFTSIAAQTRINPGNHPTWRVTQHHSTYRRIQYGFDTVEDAEFFQWRKDHRCTIGHDVWIGHGTTVIAGKSIGTGAVVGSGAVVTKDIPPYAIAVGVPARVIKFRFPADVVESLMAIQWWDWDRATMVERFKDLLDLDGFLAKYRRSPVPALASEAPGDAADLAAATGSGT from the coding sequence ATGCACTACATAGAAGAACACCCCGAGCCGCCTCCGGGCGTCCGCGAGAGGAAGATGCTCTCGGAGAAGCCGACGATTCATCCGTCGGCGCATGTTCGCAAATCGCACATCGGTGGCTGGACGGCGATAGGCCCGGGCTGCTCGGTGAGCGAGTCCACGTTCGGCGACTACAGCTACCTCGCCGGCCACGTCAGCATGGTGTGGACGGACGTGGGCAAGTTCACCTCCATCGCCGCACAGACGCGCATCAATCCCGGAAATCATCCGACGTGGCGCGTCACGCAGCATCACTCGACGTATCGACGGATTCAATACGGGTTCGACACCGTGGAGGACGCCGAGTTCTTCCAATGGCGGAAGGACCACCGTTGCACGATCGGGCACGACGTGTGGATCGGTCACGGAACGACCGTGATCGCGGGCAAGAGCATCGGTACGGGTGCGGTGGTGGGATCGGGCGCGGTCGTGACCAAAGACATACCGCCGTACGCGATCGCCGTCGGCGTGCCGGCGCGTGTCATCAAGTTTCGTTTCCCGGCCGACGTGGTGGAGTCGCTCATGGCCATCCAGTGGTGGGATTGGGATCGGGCGACGATGGTGGAGCGGTTCAAGGACCTGCTCGACTTGGATGGGTTCCTCGCGAAGTACCGCAGGAGTCCTGTCCCGGCGCTCGCCAGCGAAGCACCCGGGGACGCTGCCGATCTCGCCGCAGCCACTGGCTCCGGGACGTGA